Proteins co-encoded in one Aspergillus flavus chromosome 2, complete sequence genomic window:
- a CDS encoding putative C6 transcription factor, whose product MPLSWEPDFSEALKTHEVLHELVGLYFRHIHNIAHTMFHEPSFMHHMREGTASMKHVYGMCALAARFSKNPIFHGISPCSRGKVYAFQAVRLCRQCTDTPSLETIQALLLIGYFFSGEVDHQRKHIYVGLARLHAEALSLWGSATQSSSNAVIQEEYRRTCFSVRIATHWSASDMFMEPEDTCHSSEMVPEIDDVLFHTLTSAELLRKPPLAPTFRCDMWAQMARTLDIFTKINGLLRQLSRGVITLNDYCQEAPILEDRLNQWYENLPEHLTYSYDHLIFFLERHLGRTFLSMHIGYYHFRQMLFFPFLKAGVGREATTTEPKAAKCNESAATVSEILNYATSLENCELDYFIYGHIAVVSSCVHLHSLLFSDDLSELFMARQRLILNFKFLMRVKSYWPIVDSSVSRLRTFQNSCRNSMSDPFALDNWMARFLTEHSSCLAERQTHDSLSSSFGVERISTQSAEYNAELSGIAQSSGILNTPNPGALEGSQLKEPENAWDGLSSLMNDQSITNEALADNAIDWLLKE is encoded by the exons ATGCCACTATCTTGGGAACCGGACTTCTCGGAAGCACTGAAAACACATGAAGTCTTGCATGAATTAGTTGGCTTATATTTTCGCCACATTCATAACATTGCCCACACCATGTTTCACGAGCCCAGTTTCATGCATCATATGAGGGAAGGTACAGCATCCATGAAACATGTCTATGGCATGTGTGCATTAGCTGCCAG GTTCTCTAAGAACCCGATTTTCCATGGTATCTCACCTTGCTCCCGTGGAAAAGTTTACGCCTTTCAGGCCGTGCGACTTTGTCGCCAATGTACGGATACTCCAAGCCTGGAAACAATTCAAGCATTGCTTTTGATtggatatttttttagtGGCGAAGTTGAtcatcaaagaaaacacatATATGTTGGACTCGCGCGGTTACATGCCGAGGCTCTGTCACTCTGGGGTTCTGCCACGCAGTCAAGTTCTAATGCGGTAATTCAAGAGGAGTATCGCCGAACCTGTTTCTCCGTTCGGATTGCCACCCACTGGTCTGCTTCTGACATGTTCATGGAGCCTGAAGATACGTGTCACAGCTCAGAAATGGTACCAGAAATAGATGATGTACTCTTCCATACCTTGACTTCCGCCGAGTTGCTGCGGAAACCCCCATTAGCACCCACATTTCGGTGTGACATGTGGGCTCAAATGGCACGGACGCTTGATATCTTTACCAAAATTAATGGATTACTGAGACAGCTCAGCCGAGGGGTGATTACCCTCAATGACTATTGCCAGGAGGCCCCTATACTGGAAGATCGTCTTAACCAATGGTACGAGAATCTGCCCGAGCACTTGACATACAGCTATGACCacctcattttcttcttggagaggCACCTTGGTCGAACCTTTTTGTCCATGCATATTGGATACTACCATTTTCGCCAAatgctcttctttcccttcctaAAGGCGGGTGTAGGTCGAGAAGCAACCACCACCGAACCTAAAGCAGCCAAGTGTAATGAAAGTGCAGCTACAGTTTCGGAGATCTTAAACTATGCCACAAGCCTTGAGAACTGTGAGTTGGACTACTTTATTTATGGACATATTGCTGTGGTCAGCTCTTGTGTTCATCTTCACTCTTTACTTTTCAGCGATGATCTCTCGGAGCTCTTCATGGCACGGCAACGACTCATTCTCAATTTTAAGTTTTTGATGAGAGTGAAATCATATTGGCCTATAGTTGACTCCTCT GTGTCTCGTCTACGAACTTTCCAGAACTCTTGCCGTAATTCTATGTCCGACCCATTTGCACTAGATAATTGGATGGCCCGTTTCCTTACAGAacattcttcttgtcttGCAGAGAGACAGACGCACGACTCACTGTCATCGAGTTTCGGTGTGGAAAGGATATCTACACAGTCTGCTGAATATAACGCGGAGCTTTCTGGTATAGCACAAAGTTCGGGGATTTTAAATACCCCCAATCCGGGGGCACTAGAAGGATCTCAATTGAAGGAACCGGAGAATGCCTGGGACGGCTTGTCCTCTCTTATGAATGACCAGAGCATCACTAATGAGGCCCTTGCTGATAATGCAATTGACTGGCTATTGAAAGAATAG
- a CDS encoding general substrate transporter has translation MLSLNLVLITLVVALGGFVYGVDSGIIATTLGHETFKYAMFGPTGENAGLKGAIVSLYNVGQALGTFAAGYSANKFSRRWTICGSAVVAIIGAVLQSAAVNAGMMIAGRFFAGIGCGMLLTVVPIYIAEASPPHQRGFIVGLQGFMIAIGFCIANWIGYGGAFAKDDAQWRIPLAMQIPGPLLLAVGCCFIPYSPRWLIQEERYEEARAVLTMLQGSERDEDSLSQELAHIREQIQAEATEVTSFHVACAKLFSRRYLHRTLIACFIVVMGQFSGSQVIQNYQTSFYETVGFTGRTSLLISGVYGFMGVIGQIIYLFVVADKWPRTRTLWTGSLFLSILIAICMALSAVYGDASGGDLSGARAAIAMIFLYSCAYAVFFNAMVWVVPSELFPFFLRSTGLGLAVFSKSVAAIVLSQITPTALENVSWKYYSLFIATNFVAAFIYFFFLPETGGKTLEQIAELFGDPPSALSTGVKTEDADDRQSMVEAKDIKSTHVEAVV, from the exons ATGCTTTCCCTTAACCTTGTCCTGATCACACTGGTGGTGGCTCTGGGAGGCTTCGTATATGGGGTGGATTCAG GGATTATCGCAACAACCTTGGGCCATGAAACTTTCAAATATGCCATGTTCGGTCCTACCGGTGAGAATGCTGGGTTGAAAG GGGCCATTGTTTCCTTGTACAATGTTGGTCAGGCTCTCGGTACATTCGCAGCAGGGTATTCAGCCAACAAGTTTAGTAGGCGATGGACTATTTGCGGAAGTGCCGTAGTAG CAATTATCGGTGCCGTTCTTCAGTCCGCCGCTGTCAATGCAGGAATGATGATTGCAGGAAGATTTTTCGCTGGAATCGGCTGCGGTATGCTTTTGACCGTCGTTCCCATCTATATCGCCGAAGCGTCCCCTCCCCATCAACGTGGATTCATTGTTGGCTTACAGGGCTTCATGATTGCCATTGGCTTCTGCATAGCCAACTGGATCGGTTATGGGGGCGCATTTGCCAAGGACGACGCCCAATGGCGAATTCCGTTGGCAATGCAGATCCCTGGTCCTCTGCTATTGGCCGTTGGATGTTGCTTTATACCTTATAGCCCTCGTTGGT TAATCCAAGAAGAGCGCTATGAAGAAGCCCGCGCCGTCCTAACAATGCTGCAGGGATCTGAAAGGGATGAGGATTCCTTGTCTCAAGAACTCGCACACATCCGGGAACAGATACAGGCAGAAGCAACCGAGGTTACAAGCTTTCACGTTGCTTGTGCCAAGCTATTTTCCCGTCGTTATCTTCACCGCACACTTATTGCGTGTTTCATTGTTGTCATGGGTCAGTTTAGCGGGTCTCAGGTCATTCAAAATTACCAGACCAGCTTCTATGAGACGGTAGGGTTTACCGGAAGAACTTCACTTTTGATTAGTGGCGTTTATGGCTTCATGGGCGTCATCGGCCAGATCATCTACCTCTTCGTGGTAGCAGACAAGTGGCCGCGCACACGCACATTGTGGACAGGCTCACTGTTTCTGTCGATCTTGATTGCCATATGTATGGCGTTATCAGCCGTGTACGGAGACGCAAGCGGTGGCGATCTCAGTGGTGCCCGTGCAGCTATCGCAATGATCTTCCTCTATTCCTGTGCTTATGCAGTCTTCTTCAATGCGATGGTCTGGGTTGTGCCTTCTGAGCTCTTCCCATTCTTTCTTCGCTCGACCGGGCTTGGGCTTGCTGTGTTCAGCAAATCCGTCGCAGCAATTGTCCTATCGCAGATCACACCGACCGCGCTGGAGAATGTCAGCTGGAAATATTATTCACTTTTCATTGCCACTAACTTTGTGGCTgcttttatctatttcttctttctcccagAGACTGGAGGCAAAACATTGGAACAGATTGCTGAGCTGTTTGGCGACCCTCCTTCAGCCTTAAGTACTGGGGTTAAGACCGAGGATGCGGATGATAGACAAAGCATGGTGGAGGCGAAGGACATCAAGTCTACTCATGTGGAAGCGGTTGTATGA
- a CDS encoding bacterial alpha-L-rhamnosidase-domain-containing protein yields the protein MISRLSIAPPSAEQHPTGFGVGNATPRLSWRFLNTKEACPLGWEQTSYEIQILRSQDSPIETYEVASDKSVLVPWPSSPLQSRESVQVRVRAHGTCIKEARAEPTNWSPWSTIECALLHRHDWKGLPIASLEAPPHDAPLRPVRFRKCFHISGADAISRARLYITSLGVYRAFINGQVVGDQCMAPGWTSYRHRLNYQVFDVTDLLNPSGPNVIAVEVGEGWYATRLGFRGGRRKLYGDKLAVLAQLEVQSEQDKSFSLATDSTWTCHPSAILRSELYDGEVYDAREENPSWNSALESKDSSWNPVQELEFPSATLVAPDAPPVRVTEEIKAVEVLHTPSGKTVVDFGQNLVGRLRVRCINKPEGERVTFTHAEVLEHGELGTRPLRAAKCRDEFISAGKEVTDWTPQHTFHGFRYVQVEGWTNQDPPLLTNLVALVMHTDLTRTGWFQCSHPMVNQLHQNAWWSMRGNFLSIPTDCPQRDERLGWTGDIQVFCPSANFLYNTAGMLGHWLEDVAAEQLKEGNGCVPPFIVPNVISEELWPHHVPQAIWDDVVVLTPWILYLSYGDTDILRRQYASMLAWIDRGIQRGPDGLWDPEVWQLGDWLDPTAPPVEPGDARTDGTLVADAYLVHVTSVMAQVSEVLGETADTTRFQADSNRLKATFQDKYIARSGLLAGDTQTALSLALMYELHATTDQAIEAAKRLVRLVRQAKFRVATGFAGTPIIAHALTKTGHQQIAYRMLLEKSRPSWMYPITMGATTIWERWDSMLPDGSINPGEMTSFNHYALGSIINWLHYSVAGVRPIAPGWKQFRVEPIPGGSIDSAEVAYETPYGRIECRWAFDAAEDRFSLDLLVPPNSRALVILPSEERWEKRVALKADDEDGTWIGSGHHQFSCRWSVGSHRGEWPPKPIIPIMRKPGPETIA from the coding sequence ATGATAAGCCGACTGTCTATCGCACCCCCCTCAGCCGAACAACACCCGACTGGCTTTGGTGTGGGCAACGCGACTCCCCGCCTATCCTGGCGGTTTCTTAACACAAAGGAGGCTTGTCCGCTAGGATGGGAGCAGACTTCTTACGaaatccaaatcctccgGTCCCAAGACTCACCCATAGAGACATATGAAGTGGCCAGCGATAAATCAGTCCTGGTGCCTTGGCCAAGCTCCCCTTTACAGTCGCGGGAAAGCGTTCAGGTGCGAGTTCGAGCTCACGGTACATGTATTAAGGAGGCACGAGCGGAACCTACAAATTGGTCTCCTTGGTCTACAATTGAATGTGCCCTGCTCCATCGTCATGACTGGAAGGGCCTTCCCATTGCAAGTCTAGAAGCTCCACCCCATGACGCCCCCTTGCGGCCAGTACGATTTCGGAAGTGCTTCCATATCTCGGGTGCAGACGCTATCAGTCGGGCTCGTCTATACATCACTAGTCTAGGGGTATATCGCGCCTTTATCAATGGTCAGGTGGTCGGCGATCAATGCATGGCTCCTGGCTGGACAAGCTACCGGCATCGCCTCAATTACCAGGTGTTTGACGTTACAGATCTGCTAAATCCAAGCGGACCAAATGTTATCGCGGTTGAGGTGGGTGAAGGATGGTATGCTACACGTCTAGGATTTCGTGGGGGTCGCCGAAAACTGTATGGCGATAAATTAGCAGTACTGGCCCAGCTAGAGGTGCAGTCTGAGCAGGACAAATCCTTTTCATTGGCCACAGATTCTACCTGGACTTGTCACCCAAGTGCAATCCTGCGGAGTGAGCTTTATGATGGCGAAGTCTACGATGCGAGAGAGGAGAACCCTAGTTGGAATAGTGCTCTTGAGAGTAAGGATTCTTCTTGGAATCCCGTGCAGGAGTTAGAGTTCCCTTCAGCAACTTTGGTAGCTCCGGACGCGCCACCTGTGCGCGTTACAGAGGAGATCAAAGCTGTAGAAGTTCTACACACTCCATCAGGAAAGACCGTTGTTGATTTCGGTCAGAACCTCGTCGGTCGGTTGCGTGTCCGCTGCATAAACAAACCCGAAGGTGAGAGAGTCACATTCACACATGCAGAGGTCTTGGAGCACGGTGAGCTAGGAACTCGCCCATTGCGAGCCGCAAAATGCAGAGATGAATTTATCTCTgcgggaaaagaagtcacTGATTGGACCCCACAACATACCTTTCACGGATTCCGATATGTACAAGTAGAGGGTTGGACTAATCAAGATCCACCCTTACTTACAAACCTTGTGGCATTGGTAATGCACACTGACCTAACTCGTACTGGCTGGTTCCAATGTTCACACCCGATGGTCAACCAGTTGCATCAGAACGCCTGGTGGAGTATGCGCGGGAACTTCCTTTCCATCCCAACGGACTGTCCCCAGCGAGATGAGCGCCTCGGATGGACTGGAGACATTCAGGTTTTCTGCCCTTCGGCGAATTTTCTCTACAATACGGCCGGTATGCTGGGGCACTGGTTGGAAGATGTGGCTGCAGAACAGCTCAAAGAAGGGAACGGCTGCGTTCCACCATTCATAGTACCAAATGTGATCAGCGAGGAGTTGTGGCCGCATCATGTACCCCAAGCAATTTGGGATGATGTAGTTGTCTTGACCCCTTGGATTCTCTACCTCTCATACGGGGACACCGACATCCTCCGCCGACAATATGCTAGTATGCTGGCCTGGATCGACCGAGGAATTCAACGGGGTCCTGATGGGCTCTGGGACCCCGAAGTGTGGCAGCTAGGAGACTGGCTGGATCCGACAGCACCGCCAGTTGAACCAGGAGACGCCCGAACAGATGGCACACTAGTCGCCGATGCCTATTTGGTCCATGTCACTTCGGTCATGGCCCAAGTCAGTGAGGTCCTAGGCGAGACGGCAGACACCACCCGATTCCAGGCCGACTCTAACCGACTGAAGGCTACTTTCCAAGATAAGTATATCGCACGGTCAGGCTTACTTGCTGGAGACACACAGACAGCACTAAGCCTGGCACTTATGTACGAGCTCCATGCAACGACCGATCAGGCCATAGAAGCTGCAAAGCGACTAGTCCGGCTAGTCCGACAAGCTAAGTTCCGAGTAGCCACGGGGTTCGCTGGTACCCCGATCATCGCCCATGCACTAACGAAGACCGGCCATCAACAAATCGCCTACCGCATGTTATTGGAGAAGAGCCGGCCGTCCTGGATGTACCCGATCACCATGGGAGCAACCACGATATGGGAACGCTGGGACAGCATGCTCCCCGACGGATCCATCAATCCGGGTGAGATGACTAGCTTCAACCACTACGCTCTCGGTTCCATCATAAACTGGCTCCATTACAGCGTGGCTGGCGTGCGTCCCATCGCTCCCGGATGGAAGCAGTTCCGGGTTGAACCCATCCCTGGCGGCAGTATCGATTCAGCTGAAGTCGCATATGAAACTCCCTACGGGAGGATCGAATGTCGATGGGCCTTCGACGCGGCTGAGGACCGCTTCAGTTTGGATCTGTTAGTCCCTCCGAATTCGCGCGCGCTCGTCATCTTGCCCAGCGAGGAGAGATGGGAAAAGAGGGTCGCCCTGAAGgccgatgacgaggacgGTACATGGATCGGATCAGGGCACCACCAATTCTCATGCCGATGGAGCGTGGGCAGTCATCGTGGTGAGTGGCCTCCTAAACCCATTATTCCCATCATGCGGAAGCCGGGGCCGGAGACCATTGCTTGA
- a CDS encoding exo-arabinanase abnx-penicillium chrysogenum: MRFLRFLLAAPLALAASIPRAETPTTFSEVTIFSPPSDYVIPRTLYARNLQLPNGDLLATWENYSPEPPAVYFPIYRSTDSGKTWSELSRVEDTANGLGLRYQPFLYYLEESIGSYEAGTILLAGSSIPTDLATTQIDLYASRDSGVTWEFVSHIAAGGEALPNNGLTPVWEPFLLAHNGKLICFYSDQRQNETYGQKLVHQTTTDLKNWGDVIDDVTYPTYTDRPGMPVVTKLPTGEFIMTYEYGSFFGTSDYSFPVYYRISADPENFLAAPHQKLVVSSGTQPTGSPYNVWTPFGGDNGTLVVSCGNLGSVFVNQALGEGEWTEISTPESASYTRSLRILQEKENYLLLNGGGVLQGESNKVTVSVMDLEAALA, from the exons ATGCGTTTCCTACGTTTCCTTCTAGCCGCGCCGTTGGCTCTCGCGGCGAGCATCCCCAGGGCCGAGACCCCAACTACTTTCTCCGAGGTAACTATCTTCAGTCCACCATCCGACTATGTCATTCCTCGTACCCTCTACGCTCGCAACCTTCAATTGCCCAATGGAGATCTATTAGCTACCTGGGAAAACTACTCGCCCGAGCCACCAGCGGTCTATTTCCCAATCTATCGCTCAACCGATAGCGGTAAGACTTGGAGCGAACTGTCTCGCGTAGAAGATACAGCCAATGGACTGGGCCTGCGCTACCAGCCGTTCCTCTACTACCTGGAAGAGTCAATTGGTTCATACGAGGCCGGTACCATCCTGCTAGCTGGGAGCAGCATCCCAACAGACCTCGCGACCACACAGATCGATCTTTATGCTTCTCGCGACTCTGGCGTCACATGGGAGTTCGTGAGCCATATCGCTGCTGGCGGTGAAGCACTTCCTAACAACGGATTGACCCCAGTCTGGGAACCATTCCTTCTTGCTCA CAATGGAAAGTTGATCTGCTTCTACTCGGACCAGAGACAAAACGAAACCTATGGCCAGAAACTCGTTCACCAAACCACTACCGACCTGAAGAATTGGGGTGATGTAATTGACGATGT CACGTATCCTACCTACACTGATCGCCCGGGCATGCCCGTTGTCACCAAG CTGCCAACCGGTGAATTCATCATGACATATGAATATGGGTCATTCTTCGGCACCTCCGACTATTCCTTCCCTGTTTATTACCGGATCTCAGCGGACCCCGAGAACTTCCTCGCGGCCCCACACCAGAAGCTCGTCGTTTCAAGTGGCACTCAGCCCACAGGTTCCCCTTACAATGTGTGGACTCCCTTCGGCGGTGACAATGGCACCCTTGTTGTCAGCTGCGGCAACTTGGGCTCTGTCTTTGTCAACCAGGCCCTGGGTGAGGGCGAGTGGACGGAGATCTCCACCCCAGAAAGCGCAAGCTATACTCGGTCGCTGCGCATCctgcaagagaaggagaactaTCTCTTGCTGAACGGTGGTGGTGTGCTTCAGGGAGAGTCAAACAAGGTTACTGTTAGTGTGATGGATCTGGAAGCTGCGTTGGCATAG
- a CDS encoding ADP-ribose pyrophosphatase (7,8-dihydro-8-oxoguanine triphosphatase NUDT15): protein MPQTITTPDPRVGIGAFILNKKGEVLLGKRKGSHGAGTWALAGGHLEFGETFENCAEREVLEETGLTIRNVQFLTATNNVMLDENKHYVTVFVSGDICGDAVEPKLMEPEKCEAWEWVAWEEIVALAKDAMAGKESGERKKLFSPLVNLVEQRPGFRPVVN, encoded by the exons ATGCCCCAAACCATAACAACCCCAGATCCAAGAGTAGGCATCGGTGCCTTCATTCTCAACAAGAAGGGCGAAGTCCTCCTAGGCAAGAGAAAGGGCAGCCATGGTGCAG GTACCTGGGCTCTAGCAGGAGGTCATCTTGAATTCGGCGAGACTTTTGAGAACTGTGCCGAACGGGAGGTCTTGGAAGAGACGGGGCTCACTATCCGCAACGTTCAATTTCTCACGGCTACCAATAATGTCATGCTAGATGAGAATAAGCATTACGTGACTGTCTTTGTGAGTGGGGATATTTGTGGTGATGCTGTGGAGCCGAAG CTGATGGAGCCGGAGAAATGCGAGGCGTGGGAGTGGGTGGCTTGGGAGGAAATTGTCGCGTTGGCTAAAGACGCCATGGCTGGGAAGGAGAGCGGCGAGAGGAAAAAGCTGTTTTCGCCGTTGGTAAATTTGGTAGAACAGCGGCCTGGATTTCGTCCAGTTGTGAACTAA